One window of the Suricata suricatta isolate VVHF042 chromosome 7, meerkat_22Aug2017_6uvM2_HiC, whole genome shotgun sequence genome contains the following:
- the C7H6orf226 gene encoding uncharacterized protein C6orf226 homolog, whose product MERSGGRTCSGRGLPPAESAPASVTLSQLMQLVQEGRELPGLEKRHITVTPGEPTASRLPRRPKPWEASGSAEVPAPPP is encoded by the coding sequence ATGGAGCGGTCCGGCGGTCGGACCTGCAGTGGCCGTGGCCTGCCGCCCGCCGAGTCGGCCCCCGCCTCGGTGACCCTGTCGCAGCTTATGCAGCTGGTCCAGGAGGGCCGGGAGCTCCCGGGCCTGGAGAAGCGCCACATCACGGTGACCCCCGGCGAACCCACGGCGTCCCGGCTCCCGCGGAGGCCCAAGCCCTGGGAGGCCTCGGGGTCGGCCGAGGTCCCCGCGCCGCCGCCGTAG
- the PTCRA gene encoding LOW QUALITY PROTEIN: pre T-cell antigen receptor alpha (The sequence of the model RefSeq protein was modified relative to this genomic sequence to represent the inferred CDS: deleted 1 base in 1 codon) has protein sequence MARTWLLLLLALGCPALPIDLISFPSSSAVTTLLRLAQQGTGGTPFPSLAPPITLLVDGKQQTLVVCLVLDVAPPGLESPIWFSAGNGSSLDAFTYGPSPEADGTWTSLAQLSLPSEELAAWENLVCHTGPGAGDHGQSTRPLQLSGETSSARTCLWEPLRRTRGQALRLGALRLLLFKLLLLDVLLTCSHLRALPSMLGDPGLPAPPGTPLEHHCLPHPPSAGEPSAPAAWIHRSAGGPAGPGLTRSPQPHLLGWQAGSPVWEEGTLPTHQAWAWCS, from the exons ATGGCCAGGACttggctgctgcttctcctggcCCTCGGGTGTCCAGCCCTGCCCATAG atcttatttccttcccttcctcctctgcggTAACCACTCTCCTGAGGCTTGCACAACAAG GCACAGGCGGCacacccttcccctctctggccccCCCAATCACGCTGCTGGTGGATGGGAAGCAGCAGACGCTGGTGGTCTGCCTGGTCCTCGATGTAGCACCCCCTGGCCTGGAGAGCCCCATCTGGTTCTCAGCTGGCAACGGCAGCTCACTGGACGCGTTCACCTACGGTCCTTCCCCAGAAGCTGACGGCACCTGGACTAGTTTGGCCCAGCTCTCCCTGCCCTCGGAGGAGCTGGCAGCCTGGGAAAACTTGGTCTGCCAcactgggcctggggctggcgaCCACGGCCAGAGCACACGGCCCCTACAGCTGTCAG GAGAGACGTCCTCAGCCAGGACCTGCCTCTGGGAGCCTCTCAGGA GGACGCGGGGCCAGGCACTGCGGCTGGGGGCGCTGCGGCTGTTGCTCTTCAAGCTGCTGCTGTTGGACGTGCTCCTGACCTGCAGCCACCTCCGCGCCCTGCCCTCCATGCTGGGGGACCCCGGGCTCCCCGCGCCCCCCGGGACCCCCCTGGAGCATCACTGCCTCCCGCATCCTCCGTCCGCAGGAGAGCCCTCGGCCCCCGCCGCCTGGATTCACCGCAGTGCTGGGGGGCCGGCTGGCCCAGGGCTCACCCGGTCGCCGCAGCCCCACCTTCTCGGCTGGCAGGCC GGGAGCCCAGTCTGGGAGGAGGGGACGCTCCCGACCCACCAAGCTTGGGCCTGGTGCTCGTGA